In Elephas maximus indicus isolate mEleMax1 chromosome 7, mEleMax1 primary haplotype, whole genome shotgun sequence, the following proteins share a genomic window:
- the LOC126081249 gene encoding interferon-induced transmembrane protein 3-like isoform X4 — protein sequence MVKEEHEVAVLGAPLSSAPITSTVINIRSDTSVPDHVVWSLFNKLFMNCCCLGFVAFAYFVKVHVSFSTRASVALGLPTAHTGPQAGSENTTCTDLGTWGESAIPQQRERSPRLPGGTEGL from the exons ATGGTCAAGGAGGAGCATGAAGTGGCTGTGCTGGGGGCGCCCCTCAGTTCTGCACCTATCACATCCACGGTGATCAACATCCGCAGCGACACCTCCGTGCCTGACCACGTCGTCTGGTCCCTCTTCAACAAGCTCTTCATGAACTGCTGCTGCCTGGGCTTCGTGGCCTTCGCCTACTTTGTGAAGGTGCATGTGTCATTCTCCACGAGAGCGTCAGTTGCACTCGGGTTGCCCACTGCCCACACAG GCCCCCAGGCTGGCTCAGAAAACACCACGTGCACAGACTTGGGAACCTGGGGGGAAAGCGCCATACCCCAGCAGAGGGAAAGGAGCCCCAGACTCCCTGGGGGGACTGAGGGGCTATGA
- the LOC126081249 gene encoding uncharacterized protein LOC126081249 isoform X1 codes for MVKEEHEVAVLGAPLSSAPITSTVINIRSDTSVPDHVVWSLFNKLFMNCCCLGFVAFAYFVKVHVSFSTRASVALGLPTAHTVQGPEDGGRRDRGPELRVHCQVPEYHCPGLQPPTGHRVHHSFSHWCGGEPPSHFTDDAEPWGLLVAAARALRPPTAGPACCPTPFYSSFHICICL; via the exons ATGGTCAAGGAGGAGCATGAAGTGGCTGTGCTGGGGGCGCCCCTCAGTTCTGCACCTATCACATCCACGGTGATCAACATCCGCAGCGACACCTCCGTGCCTGACCACGTCGTCTGGTCCCTCTTCAACAAGCTCTTCATGAACTGCTGCTGCCTGGGCTTCGTGGCCTTCGCCTACTTTGTGAAGGTGCATGTGTCATTCTCCACGAGAGCGTCAGTTGCACTCGGGTTGCCCACTGCCCACACAG TCCAAGGACCGGAAGATGGTGGGCGACGTGACCGGGGCCCAGAGCTACGCGTCCACTGCCAAGTGCCTGAATATCATTGCCCTGGTCTTCAGCCTCCTACTGGCCATAGGGTTCATCATTCTTTTAGCCACTGGTGCGGTGGTGAGCCTCCAAGCCATTTCACAGATGACGCAGAACCATGGGGGCTACTAGTCGCTGCAGCCCGAGCCCTCCGGCCCCCCACCGCTGGCCCTGCATGCTGCCCCACCCCCTTTTACAGCAGTTTTCACATTTGTATCTGTCTATAA
- the LOC126081253 gene encoding interferon-induced transmembrane protein 3-like, which produces MNHTSQHFFPHAVPGSLSTSETLKEEHEGAALGVPLGLVPHNSVPMTSTVINIRSDTSVPDHVVWSLFNTLFMNFCCLGFVAFAYSVKSRDRKMVGDLTGAQSYASTAKCLNITALVFSLLLVITLIIGLITLLMRRAA; this is translated from the exons ATGAACCATACTTCCCAACACTTCTTCCCGCACGCCGTCCCCGGCTCGCTCTCAACCTCTGAGACGCTCAAGGAGGAGCACGAGGGGGCCGCGCTGGGGGTGCCCCTCGGCCTGGTACCCCACAACTCGGTGCCCATGACGTCCACCGTGATCAACATCCGCAGCGACACCTCCGTGCCGGACCATGTCGTCTGGTCCCTCTTCAACACGCTCTTCATGAACTTCTGCTGCCTGGGCTTCGTGGCCTTCGCCTACTCCGTGAAG TCTAGGGACCGGAAGATGGTGGGTGACTTGACGGGGGCCCAGAGCTACGCTTCCACCGCCAAATGCCTGAATATCACCGCCCTGGTCTTCAGCCTCCTGTTGGTCATCACTTTAATCATTGGTCTTATTACTCTCTTAATGAGGAGAGCAGCTTAA
- the LOC126081249 gene encoding interferon-induced transmembrane protein 3-like isoform X5, producing the protein MVKEEHEVAVLGAPLSSAPITSTVINIRSDTSVPDHVVWSLFNKLFMNCCCLGFVAFAYFVKVHVSFSTRASVALGLPTAHTGLGPPGWLRKHHVHRLGNLGGKRHTPAEGKEPQTPWGD; encoded by the exons ATGGTCAAGGAGGAGCATGAAGTGGCTGTGCTGGGGGCGCCCCTCAGTTCTGCACCTATCACATCCACGGTGATCAACATCCGCAGCGACACCTCCGTGCCTGACCACGTCGTCTGGTCCCTCTTCAACAAGCTCTTCATGAACTGCTGCTGCCTGGGCTTCGTGGCCTTCGCCTACTTTGTGAAGGTGCATGTGTCATTCTCCACGAGAGCGTCAGTTGCACTCGGGTTGCCCACTGCCCACACAGGTCTGGG GCCCCCAGGCTGGCTCAGAAAACACCACGTGCACAGACTTGGGAACCTGGGGGGAAAGCGCCATACCCCAGCAGAGGGAAAGGAGCCCCAGACTCCCTGGGGGGACTGA
- the LOC126079278 gene encoding interferon-induced transmembrane protein 2-like produces the protein MIKEGQEVTVVGAPHNSAPVMSTVINIQREIPVPDHVIWSLFNTLFLNWCCLGFLAFAFSVKSRDRKMVGDLTGAQSYASTAKRLNISAVVIGLVLTIITVILFAARLVIFFHFLLHSIKNRQHY, from the exons ATGATCAAGGAGGGGCAAGAAGTGACTGTGGTGGGGGCACCCCACAATTCGGCACCCGTGATGTCCACTGTGATCAACATCCAGAGGGAGATCCCTGTGCCTGACCATGTCATCTGGTCCCTCTTCAACACACTTTTCCTGAACTGGTGCTGCCTGGGCTTCTTAGCCTTCGCCTTCTCAGTGAAG TCTAGGGACCGGAAGATGGTGGGTGACTTGACGGGGGCCCAGAGCTACGCGTCCACCGCCAAGCGACTGAACATCTCTGCCGTGGTCATTGGTCTCGTACTGACCATCATCACCGTCATTCTTTTTGCAGCTCGATTAGTGAtatttttccacttccttttaCACTCAATAAAGAACCGTCAACACTATTAG
- the LOC126081249 gene encoding interferon-induced transmembrane protein 3-like isoform X3, with translation MVKEEHEVAVLGAPLSSAPITSTVINIRSDTSVPDHVVWSLFNKLFMNCCCLGFVAFAYFVKAPRLAQKTPRAQTWEPGGKAPYPSRGKGAPDSLGGLRGYEEVPPPAGRDSPRTGRWWAT, from the exons ATGGTCAAGGAGGAGCATGAAGTGGCTGTGCTGGGGGCGCCCCTCAGTTCTGCACCTATCACATCCACGGTGATCAACATCCGCAGCGACACCTCCGTGCCTGACCACGTCGTCTGGTCCCTCTTCAACAAGCTCTTCATGAACTGCTGCTGCCTGGGCTTCGTGGCCTTCGCCTACTTTGTGAAG GCCCCCAGGCTGGCTCAGAAAACACCACGTGCACAGACTTGGGAACCTGGGGGGAAAGCGCCATACCCCAGCAGAGGGAAAGGAGCCCCAGACTCCCTGGGGGGACTGAGGGGCTATGAGGAGGTCCCTCCACCAGCAGGGAGGGACAG TCCAAGGACCGGAAGATGGTGGGCGACGTGA
- the LOC126081249 gene encoding uncharacterized protein LOC126081249 isoform X2 — translation MVKEEHEVAVLGAPLSSAPITSTVINIRSDTSVPDHVVWSLFNKLFMNCCCLGFVAFAYFVKAPRLAQKTPRAQTWEPGGKAPYPSRGKGAPDSLGGLRGYEEVPPPAGRDRYCHAWALGSCGDPPCG, via the exons ATGGTCAAGGAGGAGCATGAAGTGGCTGTGCTGGGGGCGCCCCTCAGTTCTGCACCTATCACATCCACGGTGATCAACATCCGCAGCGACACCTCCGTGCCTGACCACGTCGTCTGGTCCCTCTTCAACAAGCTCTTCATGAACTGCTGCTGCCTGGGCTTCGTGGCCTTCGCCTACTTTGTGAAG GCCCCCAGGCTGGCTCAGAAAACACCACGTGCACAGACTTGGGAACCTGGGGGGAAAGCGCCATACCCCAGCAGAGGGAAAGGAGCCCCAGACTCCCTGGGGGGACTGAGGGGCTATGAGGAGGTCCCTCCACCAGCAGGGAGGGACAGGTACTGTCATGCTTGGGCTCTAGGGAGCTGTGGGGATCCCCCATGTGGGTGA
- the LOC126081249 gene encoding interferon-induced transmembrane protein 3-like isoform X6 — protein MVKEEHEVAVLGAPLSSAPITSTVINIRSDTSVPDHVVWSLFNKLFMNCCCLGFVAFAYFVKVHVSFSTRASVALGLPTAHTGLGPRTGRWWAT, from the exons ATGGTCAAGGAGGAGCATGAAGTGGCTGTGCTGGGGGCGCCCCTCAGTTCTGCACCTATCACATCCACGGTGATCAACATCCGCAGCGACACCTCCGTGCCTGACCACGTCGTCTGGTCCCTCTTCAACAAGCTCTTCATGAACTGCTGCTGCCTGGGCTTCGTGGCCTTCGCCTACTTTGTGAAGGTGCATGTGTCATTCTCCACGAGAGCGTCAGTTGCACTCGGGTTGCCCACTGCCCACACAGGTCTGGG TCCAAGGACCGGAAGATGGTGGGCGACGTGA